A section of the Streptomyces sp. CG1 genome encodes:
- a CDS encoding PspC domain-containing protein yields the protein MPEAASLPVDDPRPPRKLYRSSDGRWLGGVARGLAGHLGLPVIWVRLAFVGLFMANGLGALLYAAFWFWVPLGVGGVGEQKQPLVGTATAPDGRRRLLARRPEKGQIVALLLMVIVSMVFVGSVNLGGPAKAYLLPAVLVAAGVALVWRQADNARRARWVEVGRRRRTLTLLRAAGGVLLVTAGVSAIFVLQGSAAHLGAVLQAALVVLVGITLLAGPYLVRMTQDLSEERLMRIRAQERAEVAAHVHDSVLHTLTLIQRNADNANEVRRLARAQERDLRTWLYKPEGTGKDEADEPDTVAEAVRRSAAEVEDKHGVPIEVVIVGDCPLDDRTGAQMQAAREAMVNAAKYGGEGGAVQVYAEVEGKTVFVSVRDRGPGFDLDSIPADRMGVRESIIGRMERNGGTARLRSVPGGGTEVELEMERAEKTS from the coding sequence ATGCCGGAAGCCGCAAGCCTGCCAGTCGACGACCCGCGGCCGCCGCGCAAGCTCTACCGCAGCAGCGACGGACGCTGGCTCGGCGGAGTGGCGCGGGGCCTCGCCGGGCATCTCGGGCTGCCCGTCATCTGGGTCCGGCTCGCCTTCGTCGGCCTGTTCATGGCCAACGGCCTCGGCGCGCTGCTGTATGCGGCGTTCTGGTTCTGGGTCCCGCTCGGCGTCGGCGGTGTCGGAGAGCAGAAACAGCCGCTCGTCGGCACCGCGACCGCCCCGGACGGCCGCCGCAGACTCCTGGCCCGCAGGCCCGAGAAGGGCCAGATCGTCGCGCTGCTCCTCATGGTCATCGTGTCCATGGTCTTCGTGGGCAGCGTCAATCTGGGCGGCCCGGCCAAGGCGTATCTGCTGCCCGCCGTCCTCGTCGCGGCCGGTGTCGCCCTCGTCTGGCGCCAGGCGGACAACGCCCGCCGGGCCCGCTGGGTCGAGGTCGGCCGCCGGCGCCGCACCCTCACCCTGCTGCGCGCGGCCGGCGGTGTCCTGCTCGTCACGGCCGGTGTCTCCGCCATCTTCGTGCTGCAGGGCTCGGCCGCCCACCTCGGCGCCGTCCTCCAGGCGGCCCTCGTCGTCCTCGTCGGCATCACGCTTCTCGCCGGCCCGTATCTGGTCCGCATGACCCAGGACCTGTCCGAGGAACGCCTGATGCGCATCCGCGCCCAGGAGCGCGCCGAGGTCGCCGCCCACGTCCATGACTCCGTGCTGCACACCCTGACCCTGATCCAGCGCAACGCCGACAACGCGAACGAGGTGCGTCGCCTCGCCCGCGCCCAGGAGCGCGACCTGCGCACCTGGCTCTACAAGCCCGAGGGCACCGGCAAGGACGAGGCCGACGAGCCGGACACGGTCGCCGAGGCGGTGCGGCGCAGCGCTGCCGAGGTGGAGGACAAGCACGGGGTGCCCATCGAGGTCGTGATCGTCGGCGACTGCCCGCTGGACGACAGGACCGGCGCGCAGATGCAGGCCGCGCGCGAGGCGATGGTGAACGCCGCCAAGTACGGTGGCGAGGGCGGCGCCGTACAGGTCTATGCCGAAGTCGAGGGAAAGACGGTCTTCGTGTCCGTGCGTGACCGTGGGCCGGGCTTCGACCTCGACTCGATACCCGCCGACCGCATGGGCGTCAGAGAATCGATCATCGGCCGCATGGAGCGCAACGGCGGCACGGCCCGGCTGCGGTCGGTGCCGGGCGGCGGCACGGAGGTCGAGCTGGAGATGGAGAGGGCGGAGAAGACGTCATGA
- a CDS encoding TetR/AcrR family transcriptional regulator, protein MGPLRKDAARHWERLVSVARALVDEGTPLRLNDIARRVHLGVGTVYRHFPTAEALLETVATPTLEALTAQGEQAPADDEPGRALAGFLARTIEAEVTDASLAPVTAAATDALSRTTELKRTLSSVGRELLGRARDAGAVRPDLTADDLVPLMCGVTYAANVHGAPAARVETARRHLATRLGACTSPRAEPPSRV, encoded by the coding sequence TTGGGGCCCCTGCGCAAGGACGCCGCCCGTCACTGGGAACGGCTCGTCTCGGTGGCGCGCGCTCTCGTCGACGAAGGCACACCACTGCGGCTCAACGACATCGCCCGCCGGGTCCACCTCGGCGTCGGCACCGTCTATCGCCACTTCCCCACCGCCGAGGCGCTCCTGGAGACCGTCGCCACCCCCACGCTGGAGGCGCTCACCGCCCAGGGTGAGCAGGCGCCGGCCGACGACGAACCCGGCCGCGCCCTGGCCGGCTTCCTGGCCCGCACCATCGAAGCGGAGGTCACCGACGCCTCCCTGGCCCCGGTCACCGCCGCGGCCACCGACGCCCTGAGCCGCACCACCGAGCTGAAGCGGACCCTGTCATCGGTCGGCAGAGAGCTGCTGGGGCGGGCCCGCGACGCCGGAGCGGTGCGCCCCGACCTGACCGCCGACGACCTGGTCCCGCTGATGTGCGGAGTCACCTACGCCGCGAACGTCCACGGTGCCCCCGCGGCCCGCGTCGAGACCGCCCGCCGCCATCTGGCCACGCGCCTGGGGGCCTGTACGTCCCCCAGGGCCGAACCCCCATCCAGGGTCTGA
- the guaA gene encoding glutamine-hydrolyzing GMP synthase, whose protein sequence is MSSATSTAATPDTVLVVDFGAQYAQLIARRVREARVYSEIVPSTMPVAEMLAKNPAAIILSGGPSSVYEEGAPRIDRALFEAGVPVFGMCYGFQLMAQALGGTVDNTGAREYGRTDLHVSKTSSTLFEGTPAEQHVWMSHGDACSAAPEGFTVTASTDVVPVAAFENDEEKLYGVQYHPEVMHSTHGQQVLEHFLYRGAGLTPSWTTGNVIEEQVAAIREQVGDRRAICGLSGGVDSAVAAALVARAIGDQLTCVYVDHGLMRKGETEQVEKDFVAATGVKLVVVDAQERFLTALKGVSEPEEKRKIIGREFIRVFEQAQAEIIADEGPAVEFLVQGTLYPDVVESGGGTGTANIKSHHNVGGLPEDLEFQLIEPLRKLFKDEVRMVGQELGLPEEIVQRQPFPGPGLGIRIVGEVTKERLDLLRDADAIAREELTAAGLDRDIWQCPVVLLADVRSVGVQGDGRTYGHPIVLRPVSSEDAMTADWSRLPYDVLARISTRITNEVRDVNRVVLDVTSKPPGTIEWE, encoded by the coding sequence GTCCGCGAGGCCCGGGTCTACAGCGAGATCGTGCCGAGCACCATGCCGGTCGCGGAGATGCTCGCCAAGAACCCGGCGGCGATCATCCTGTCCGGCGGCCCCTCGTCCGTGTACGAGGAGGGCGCGCCCCGTATCGACCGCGCGCTCTTCGAGGCCGGCGTCCCCGTCTTCGGCATGTGCTACGGCTTCCAGCTGATGGCGCAGGCCCTCGGCGGCACCGTCGACAACACCGGCGCCCGCGAGTACGGCCGTACGGACCTGCACGTCTCCAAGACGTCGTCCACGCTCTTCGAGGGCACCCCGGCCGAGCAGCACGTGTGGATGTCGCACGGCGACGCCTGCTCCGCCGCCCCCGAGGGTTTCACGGTCACCGCGTCCACGGACGTCGTCCCGGTCGCCGCGTTCGAGAACGACGAGGAGAAGCTCTACGGAGTCCAGTACCACCCGGAGGTCATGCACTCCACGCACGGCCAGCAGGTACTGGAGCACTTCCTGTACCGCGGCGCGGGCCTGACCCCGTCCTGGACCACGGGCAATGTGATCGAGGAGCAGGTCGCCGCGATCCGCGAGCAGGTCGGCGACAGGCGCGCGATCTGCGGTCTGTCCGGCGGTGTGGACTCCGCCGTGGCCGCCGCCCTCGTGGCGCGCGCCATCGGCGACCAGCTGACCTGCGTGTACGTCGACCACGGTCTGATGCGCAAGGGCGAGACCGAGCAGGTCGAGAAGGACTTCGTGGCCGCGACCGGCGTCAAGCTGGTCGTCGTGGACGCCCAGGAGCGCTTCCTCACCGCGCTGAAGGGAGTCTCGGAGCCGGAGGAGAAGCGGAAGATCATCGGCCGCGAGTTCATCCGCGTCTTCGAGCAGGCGCAGGCCGAGATCATCGCGGACGAGGGTCCCGCGGTCGAGTTCCTGGTCCAGGGCACGCTCTACCCCGACGTGGTCGAGTCCGGCGGCGGCACCGGCACCGCGAACATCAAGTCGCACCACAACGTCGGCGGCCTGCCCGAGGACCTCGAGTTCCAGCTGATCGAGCCGCTGCGCAAGCTGTTCAAGGACGAGGTCCGGATGGTCGGCCAGGAGCTGGGCCTGCCGGAGGAGATCGTCCAGCGCCAGCCGTTCCCCGGCCCGGGCCTCGGCATCCGCATCGTCGGCGAGGTGACCAAGGAGCGTCTGGACCTGCTCCGCGACGCTGACGCGATCGCCCGCGAGGAGCTGACCGCGGCCGGCCTCGACCGCGACATCTGGCAGTGCCCGGTGGTCCTGCTCGCGGACGTGCGCAGCGTGGGCGTCCAGGGCGACGGCCGCACCTACGGTCACCCGATCGTGCTGCGCCCGGTGTCCTCCGAGGACGCCATGACCGCCGACTGGTCCCGGCTGCCGTACGACGTCCTGGCCCGCATCTCGACCCGGATCACCAACGAGGTCCGGGACGTCAACCGAGTCGTCCTCGACGTGACGTCGAAGCCGCCGGGCACCATCGAGTGGGAGTAG
- a CDS encoding PspC domain-containing protein, with the protein MTDHEHAATGPGPGPGPRPAPGTGPTDAAPAATGKTGAAGTGTGTHADEQRQDQDQPATEAPERFRRDRRHKMIAGVCAGLGRHTDMDPVIFRITLAVLSATGGIGLIFYGFAWLLVPYEDEEENEVRKLLTGRVDGQALAAVLFALVGCGVFLTMLRNGGVLAFAAVLFLLLAGAGYWSRHRGAPDPDPLAAQAAADAPPEAQAPPVVAIYPSWWRDPIVKDGTHVGGTGYLWGPGDSRERDLTSVVDVGIATPWTHPGSIRPRPAAPPRPRGPRWIGGWVFLLALVAGGLGTGLTWDTHPLGTSLQAGLACALAVFGLGLMVSAFLGRTGAGTVFLGIVTAALLAGASALPKDITTHWRDTSWTPAATAQVRPAYDLGTGRGTLDLSRVRPGKGRTVATDAHVGAGQLKVIVPADVTVRMKIDVGVGDIRLPGENRNGNGKDVDVQPGRYKSMTLAPAKGAKDAGTLDLELGVGLGEVEVSRAAS; encoded by the coding sequence ATGACGGATCACGAGCACGCCGCGACGGGTCCGGGACCCGGCCCCGGCCCGCGCCCGGCCCCGGGCACCGGACCGACGGATGCCGCGCCCGCCGCGACGGGAAAGACAGGAGCGGCTGGCACCGGCACCGGCACACATGCCGACGAACAGCGGCAGGACCAGGACCAGCCGGCCACCGAAGCACCCGAGCGGTTCCGGCGCGACCGCCGGCACAAGATGATCGCGGGCGTGTGCGCGGGCCTCGGCCGGCACACCGACATGGACCCGGTGATCTTCCGGATCACCCTGGCCGTACTGTCCGCGACCGGCGGCATCGGCCTCATCTTCTACGGCTTCGCCTGGCTCCTCGTGCCGTACGAGGACGAGGAGGAGAACGAGGTCCGCAAGCTGCTGACCGGCCGGGTCGACGGCCAGGCGCTCGCCGCCGTGCTGTTCGCCCTGGTCGGCTGCGGAGTCTTCCTGACCATGCTGAGAAACGGCGGGGTGCTGGCCTTCGCCGCGGTGCTCTTCCTGCTGCTGGCGGGCGCCGGGTACTGGTCGCGGCACCGAGGCGCCCCCGATCCCGACCCACTGGCCGCCCAGGCCGCCGCCGACGCCCCGCCGGAGGCCCAGGCGCCGCCGGTCGTCGCCATCTACCCGTCGTGGTGGAGGGATCCGATCGTCAAGGACGGCACCCACGTCGGCGGCACCGGTTATCTGTGGGGGCCCGGCGACAGCCGCGAGAGGGACCTCACCTCGGTGGTCGACGTCGGCATCGCCACCCCCTGGACCCACCCCGGTTCCATACGGCCGCGGCCCGCCGCGCCCCCGAGACCGCGCGGGCCGCGCTGGATCGGCGGCTGGGTGTTCCTGCTCGCCCTGGTGGCGGGCGGCCTGGGCACCGGGCTGACCTGGGACACGCATCCGCTGGGCACCAGCTTGCAGGCCGGTCTGGCGTGCGCGCTGGCGGTGTTCGGGCTGGGCCTCATGGTCAGCGCGTTCCTGGGGCGTACAGGAGCCGGGACGGTGTTCCTGGGGATCGTCACGGCGGCGCTGCTCGCCGGGGCGTCGGCCCTGCCCAAGGACATCACCACCCACTGGAGGGACACCTCCTGGACACCCGCCGCGACCGCGCAGGTGCGGCCGGCGTACGACCTCGGCACCGGGCGGGGCACCCTCGACCTGAGCCGGGTGCGTCCGGGCAAGGGCCGGACTGTCGCGACGGACGCTCACGTGGGTGCGGGACAGCTGAAAGTGATCGTGCCGGCGGACGTGACCGTGCGGATGAAGATCGATGTGGGCGTGGGCGACATCCGGTTGCCCGGGGAGAACAGGAACGGGAACGGGAAGGACGTGGACGTGCAGCCGGGCAGGTACAAGAGCATGACGCTGGCTCCGGCCAAGGGCGCCAAGGACGCGGGCACGCTGGACCTCGAGCTCGGCGTCGGTCTCGGAGAGGTGGAGGTCAGCCGTGCTGCGTCATGA
- a CDS encoding NlpC/P60 family protein, which produces MAAHRKPRQRAIGGPTARTAVTLALAGAATATGFDGTGHAEPQLAPAQVKAKVDQLYREAETATEKYDGAKEEADSAQRRLNALRDETARKQDRLNSARDALGSFATAQYRDGGFSPAVQLALSGDPDRYLDDAALAERVGDRQATAVSQVREQLREIEQLRGAARVELTSLRSRQAQLKRQKKTITAKLDEARRLLAGLTARQRAEATGDGTAPGRASRSKSDTREVPEQAGSATAPNARVAAAISYAYAKLGSPYVWGAAGPDAFDCSGLVQAAYRAAGISLPRTTYAQIDAGRRVSRSELQPGDLVFFYSGVSHVGIYVGNGQIIHAPNPSAPVRLASVDLMPFAGATRVA; this is translated from the coding sequence GTGGCAGCGCACCGCAAGCCCCGGCAACGCGCGATCGGTGGCCCTACGGCCCGGACGGCCGTCACTCTCGCCCTGGCGGGCGCGGCCACCGCGACGGGGTTCGACGGGACGGGACACGCCGAACCACAGCTGGCGCCGGCGCAGGTGAAGGCCAAGGTGGACCAGCTCTACCGGGAGGCCGAGACGGCGACCGAGAAGTACGACGGCGCGAAGGAGGAGGCAGACTCGGCGCAGCGGCGGTTGAACGCGCTGCGGGACGAGACCGCCCGCAAACAGGACAGGCTCAACTCGGCCCGGGACGCGCTCGGTTCGTTCGCGACGGCGCAGTACCGCGACGGCGGCTTCTCCCCGGCCGTGCAGCTCGCTCTGTCCGGCGACCCCGACCGGTATCTGGACGACGCCGCGCTCGCGGAGCGGGTCGGCGACCGGCAGGCCACCGCCGTGTCGCAGGTGCGCGAACAGCTGCGGGAGATCGAGCAGTTGCGCGGCGCCGCGCGCGTCGAGCTGACCTCACTGCGGTCACGGCAGGCGCAGCTGAAACGGCAGAAGAAGACCATCACCGCCAAGCTGGACGAGGCCCGGCGGCTGCTGGCGGGACTCACCGCGCGGCAGCGGGCCGAGGCCACCGGTGACGGCACCGCGCCGGGTCGTGCCTCCCGGTCGAAGTCGGACACCCGGGAGGTTCCGGAGCAGGCCGGGTCGGCCACGGCCCCGAACGCCCGCGTCGCGGCGGCCATTTCCTATGCCTACGCCAAGCTCGGCAGCCCCTACGTGTGGGGCGCGGCAGGCCCGGACGCCTTCGACTGCTCGGGCCTGGTCCAGGCCGCCTACCGCGCCGCCGGTATCTCGCTGCCCCGCACCACCTACGCCCAGATCGACGCGGGCCGGCGTGTCTCCCGCTCCGAACTCCAGCCCGGGGACCTGGTGTTCTTCTACTCCGGGGTCAGCCATGTCGGCATCTACGTCGGCAACGGGCAGATCATCCACGCCCCGAACCCCTCGGCCCCGGTCCGGCTGGCCTCGGTCGACCTGATGCCGTTCGCGGGAGCGACCCGAGTGGCTTAG
- a CDS encoding DUF4429 domain-containing protein, which translates to MAEIIQRDGAWAFDGSTIRITPGLHRCVPLFRQTYGEISVPLEAVSDVVHEPERGRGRLRMRLREGADPLLQATGGRLPDRADPYRLTVAADRGGVAEYVAEEIRHALLLDRVPKEPTTAYLLPGPPVPVSVRSSDGTVSFDGTQVRIDWADCSDRVKRATGPRIIALRDLVQVEWLPNSGSEDGFLRFVTPETVFSKLPPERDPYTLDLWGSVRRDLLTALVAAAVTARLPHPSTRAGGAGGGRDRQRAVVPAQTDHHDVLLRRLRELGELYRAGVLTDEEFARTKATVLRGFS; encoded by the coding sequence ATGGCCGAGATCATCCAGCGGGACGGGGCCTGGGCCTTCGACGGCAGCACGATCCGGATCACCCCCGGACTGCACCGCTGCGTACCGTTGTTCCGGCAGACGTACGGGGAGATCTCCGTGCCGTTGGAAGCGGTCTCGGACGTCGTCCACGAACCCGAGCGGGGGCGTGGCCGGCTGCGGATGCGGCTGCGCGAGGGCGCCGATCCGCTGCTGCAGGCGACGGGCGGGCGGCTGCCGGACCGGGCCGACCCCTACCGGCTGACGGTGGCCGCGGACCGCGGCGGGGTCGCGGAGTACGTCGCCGAGGAGATCCGGCACGCCCTGCTCCTCGACCGGGTTCCCAAGGAGCCCACGACCGCCTATCTGCTGCCGGGTCCGCCGGTGCCGGTGTCCGTGCGGTCCTCCGACGGCACGGTCTCCTTCGACGGCACACAGGTCCGCATCGACTGGGCCGACTGCTCCGACCGGGTCAAACGCGCGACCGGCCCGCGGATCATCGCCCTCCGCGATCTGGTGCAGGTGGAGTGGCTGCCCAACTCCGGGTCCGAGGACGGATTTCTCCGGTTCGTGACCCCGGAGACGGTGTTCTCCAAACTGCCGCCCGAGCGGGACCCCTACACCCTGGATCTGTGGGGCAGTGTGCGGCGGGATCTGCTGACCGCGCTGGTCGCGGCGGCCGTCACCGCCCGGCTGCCGCATCCCTCCACCCGTGCGGGCGGAGCCGGCGGCGGCCGGGACCGGCAGCGGGCGGTCGTACCGGCGCAGACCGACCACCATGACGTACTGCTGCGCCGGCTACGGGAGTTGGGCGAGCTGTACCGGGCCGGGGTGCTCACGGACGAGGAGTTCGCGAGGACCAAGGCCACCGTGCTCAGGGGCTTCAGCTGA
- a CDS encoding NlpC/P60 family protein, which produces MASHRKPRPGGTIGAGLRTPALATAALTSMAVLSQTAEAAPGTDHAKPSMEEVEKKVDDLYRQAESATEKYDAAKERAGKQRGRVDALRNEVARRTDRLNKAREELGSFAAAQYRSGMAAPPTATFLLADNPQDYFDESQLMNRLTSREKSAVDAYIGEQAATMKERREAAQSLQTFTDSQHSLQTAKATVQKKLASARELLSQLTAQEKARLAEIERKQQEEAARKAAELAKQQAEQQQAGSSSSSGSGSGSGSGSGSSGSGSGASTGSGSGGSSTSGSYDTKAEKAIAFARAQIGKPYVWGAIGPDSYDCSGLTQAAWRTAGVTLPRTTYDQVNAGTTVSLANARPGDLVFFYDDISHVGVYIGNGMMIHAPKPGAYVREESIYYGGESIIHSVVRPG; this is translated from the coding sequence TTGGCGTCGCATCGCAAGCCACGCCCCGGCGGGACCATCGGCGCGGGCCTTCGCACGCCCGCTCTCGCCACCGCGGCCCTCACCTCCATGGCCGTGCTCTCGCAGACCGCCGAGGCCGCCCCGGGAACCGATCACGCCAAGCCGAGCATGGAGGAGGTCGAGAAGAAGGTCGACGACCTCTACCGGCAGGCGGAATCGGCCACCGAGAAGTACGACGCGGCCAAGGAGCGCGCCGGCAAACAGCGCGGGCGCGTCGACGCCCTCCGCAACGAGGTCGCGCGGCGCACCGACCGCCTCAACAAGGCTCGCGAGGAACTGGGTTCCTTCGCCGCGGCCCAGTACCGCTCGGGCATGGCCGCGCCCCCCACGGCCACGTTCCTGCTCGCGGACAACCCGCAGGACTACTTCGACGAGAGCCAGCTGATGAACCGGCTGACCTCGCGGGAGAAGAGCGCGGTCGACGCCTACATAGGCGAGCAGGCCGCGACCATGAAGGAACGGCGGGAGGCCGCGCAGAGCCTGCAGACCTTCACCGATTCACAGCACAGCCTGCAGACCGCCAAGGCCACCGTCCAGAAGAAACTCGCCTCCGCGCGCGAGCTGCTGTCGCAGCTGACGGCCCAGGAGAAGGCGCGGCTGGCCGAGATCGAGCGGAAGCAGCAGGAGGAGGCGGCACGCAAGGCGGCCGAGCTGGCGAAGCAGCAGGCCGAGCAGCAGCAGGCCGGCTCGTCGTCGTCCTCGGGGTCCGGATCCGGTTCTGGTTCCGGGTCTGGTTCGTCTGGGTCCGGGTCTGGTGCGTCGACGGGCTCCGGCTCCGGCGGCTCCTCGACGTCCGGTTCGTACGACACGAAGGCCGAGAAGGCGATCGCCTTCGCCCGCGCGCAGATCGGCAAGCCGTATGTGTGGGGCGCCATCGGGCCGGACTCCTACGACTGCTCGGGCCTGACCCAGGCCGCCTGGAGGACCGCCGGCGTCACGCTTCCGCGCACCACGTACGACCAGGTGAACGCCGGCACCACGGTTTCCCTGGCCAATGCCCGGCCGGGTGACCTGGTCTTCTTCTACGACGACATCAGCCACGTCGGCGTCTACATAGGCAACGGCATGATGATCCACGCCCCGAAGCCGGGCGCGTACGTCCGCGAGGAGTCGATCTACTACGGCGGCGAATCGATCATCCACAGCGTGGTCCGACCGGGCTGA
- a CDS encoding class II aldolase/adducin family protein: MHGQTPPLPLPTDQLQFAMPPMHDSAEDERRHRKERLAGALRIFGRAGLEDGVSGHITTRDPEHTDCFWVNPFGMPFKHVTVGDLVLANQDGQVVEGRYHVNQAAFTVHAQVHAARPDVVAVAHCHSVHGRALAALGELIDPITQESCAFYEDVALYDAYTGVTVDIEEGRRIADALGSRKALVLRNHGLLTVGDSVDAAAWWFLSMERSCQVQLMAKAAGRPVLIDHKLAVATREQLGGDLVAWINYQPLWQDISRSEPDLLS, translated from the coding sequence ATGCACGGGCAAACCCCGCCCCTGCCGCTGCCCACCGACCAGCTGCAGTTCGCCATGCCGCCGATGCACGACTCGGCCGAGGACGAACGCCGGCACCGCAAGGAGCGGCTCGCCGGCGCCCTGCGGATCTTCGGGCGGGCCGGGCTGGAGGACGGGGTCTCCGGCCACATCACGACACGCGACCCGGAACACACCGACTGCTTCTGGGTCAACCCGTTCGGGATGCCGTTCAAGCACGTCACCGTCGGCGATCTCGTCCTCGCCAACCAGGACGGGCAGGTCGTCGAGGGCCGCTACCACGTCAACCAGGCCGCGTTCACCGTGCACGCCCAGGTCCACGCCGCCCGCCCGGACGTCGTCGCCGTGGCCCACTGCCACTCGGTGCACGGCCGCGCCCTCGCCGCGCTCGGCGAGCTGATCGACCCCATCACCCAGGAGAGCTGCGCCTTCTACGAGGACGTGGCGCTCTACGACGCCTATACCGGCGTCACCGTCGACATCGAGGAGGGCCGCCGGATCGCCGACGCCCTCGGCTCCCGCAAGGCGCTCGTGCTGCGCAACCACGGACTGCTCACCGTCGGCGACTCGGTGGATGCGGCCGCCTGGTGGTTCCTGTCCATGGAGCGGTCCTGCCAGGTGCAGCTGATGGCGAAGGCGGCCGGCCGCCCCGTCCTCATCGACCACAAACTGGCCGTCGCCACCCGCGAACAGCTCGGCGGCGACCTGGTGGCCTGGATCAACTACCAGCCCCTGTGGCAGGACATCAGCCGCAGCGAGCCGGACCTGCTCAGCTGA
- a CDS encoding LuxR C-terminal-related transcriptional regulator yields the protein MSDATETNGTAGAAETAGSGAAGGSGRHVRVVLVDDHRMFRTGVQAEIGQTAETGVEVVGEAADVDQAVTVITATRPEVVLLDVHLPGGGGVEVLRRCAALTADSERPVRFLALSVSDAAEDVIGVIRGGARGYVTKTITGTDLVDSIFRVQEGDAVFSPRLAGFVLDAFASTDAPPVDEDLDRLTQREREVLRLIARGYAYKEIAKQLFISVKTVESHVSAVLRKLQLSNRHELTRWATARRLV from the coding sequence ATGAGTGACGCGACCGAGACGAACGGCACGGCGGGAGCCGCCGAGACGGCCGGTTCCGGGGCTGCCGGCGGCAGCGGGCGGCACGTACGGGTGGTGCTCGTGGACGACCACCGGATGTTCCGCACCGGCGTCCAGGCCGAGATCGGGCAGACCGCCGAGACCGGTGTCGAGGTGGTCGGCGAGGCCGCCGACGTCGACCAGGCGGTCACGGTCATCACCGCGACCCGGCCCGAGGTGGTCCTCCTCGACGTCCATCTGCCGGGCGGTGGCGGTGTCGAAGTGCTGCGCCGGTGCGCGGCGTTGACGGCGGACAGCGAGCGGCCCGTCCGCTTTCTCGCCCTGTCCGTGTCGGACGCGGCGGAGGACGTGATCGGTGTGATCCGGGGCGGCGCCCGCGGCTATGTCACCAAGACCATCACCGGCACCGATCTGGTCGACTCGATCTTCCGCGTCCAGGAGGGCGACGCCGTCTTCTCCCCGCGGCTGGCCGGGTTCGTCCTGGACGCCTTCGCCTCCACCGACGCCCCGCCCGTGGACGAGGACCTGGACCGCCTCACCCAGCGCGAGCGCGAGGTGCTGCGCCTGATCGCCCGTGGCTACGCCTACAAGGAGATCGCCAAACAGCTGTTCATCTCGGTGAAGACGGTCGAGTCCCATGTCTCGGCGGTCCTGCGCAAGCTCCAGCTGTCCAACCGCCACGAACTGACCCGCTGGGCGACGGCCCGCCGCCTGGTCTGA
- a CDS encoding pyridoxamine 5'-phosphate oxidase family protein: MTHVNWAAFTTAAPELAAITEKRFGAFRHHVLVTLRKDGSPRTSGLEADFRAGELWLGMMADSLKALDLRRDPRFTLQANPGDGTDMAGGDVRISGRAYEIEDGRAKDRYVKEVEPPQPFHLFRTELTEVVRTCVEDEKYLVVQVWKPSEPVRTIKRA, translated from the coding sequence ATGACGCATGTGAACTGGGCGGCCTTCACCACCGCCGCACCCGAACTGGCGGCGATCACCGAGAAACGCTTCGGCGCCTTCCGCCACCACGTCCTCGTGACCCTGCGCAAGGACGGCTCGCCGCGCACCTCCGGTCTGGAGGCCGACTTCCGCGCCGGCGAGCTGTGGCTCGGCATGATGGCGGACTCGCTGAAAGCCCTCGACCTGCGCCGCGATCCGCGCTTCACGCTCCAGGCGAACCCCGGCGACGGCACGGACATGGCCGGCGGGGACGTGCGGATCAGCGGGCGGGCGTACGAGATCGAAGACGGGCGGGCCAAGGACCGGTACGTGAAAGAGGTGGAACCGCCGCAGCCGTTCCACCTCTTCCGCACCGAGCTGACGGAGGTCGTACGGACCTGCGTCGAGGACGAGAAGTACCTGGTCGTCCAGGTCTGGAAGCCCTCAGAGCCCGTGCGCACGATCAAGCGCGCCTGA
- a CDS encoding DoxX family membrane protein, whose amino-acid sequence MTHGMRSDTHMSRLNGPRGWRDTAAHYALLPLRVFLGVTFIYAGLDKLTDSAFMKSAGAGSIGDTMHAARDSAAIPALVDLALKAPVGFGYGIALGELAVGIGTLLGLLARLAALGGALISFSLWMTVSWATTPYYYGNDLAYLMAWLPLILAGAPYLSVDAAWRARRRQHLGGYR is encoded by the coding sequence ATGACTCACGGTATGCGGTCCGACACGCACATGAGCCGGCTGAACGGACCGCGCGGCTGGCGCGACACCGCCGCCCACTACGCCCTTCTGCCGCTCCGCGTCTTCCTCGGCGTCACCTTCATCTACGCCGGCCTGGACAAGCTCACCGACAGCGCCTTCATGAAGTCCGCCGGTGCCGGGTCCATCGGCGACACCATGCATGCCGCCCGCGACTCCGCCGCCATCCCGGCCCTGGTCGACCTGGCTCTGAAGGCCCCGGTGGGCTTCGGCTACGGCATCGCCCTCGGTGAACTGGCCGTCGGCATCGGCACCCTGCTCGGCCTGCTCGCCCGGCTGGCCGCGCTCGGCGGCGCGCTGATCTCGTTCAGCCTGTGGATGACGGTGAGCTGGGCGACGACCCCCTACTACTACGGCAACGACCTCGCCTACCTGATGGCCTGGCTCCCCCTGATCCTCGCCGGCGCCCCCTACCTCTCCGTCGACGCCGCCTGGCGAGCACGACGCCGACAGCACCTGGGCGGCTACCGCTAA